A genome region from Crossiella equi includes the following:
- a CDS encoding inorganic phosphate transporter translates to MLTTMIVVVVLLALAFDYTNGFHDAANAIASAVSTRALTLRAALALAAVMNLIGALLGTAVAVTVAKGIIDTPVGENGLEVVLAALVGAIVWNLITWYFGLPSSSSHALIGGLVGAGLASATTVHWDGVLTKVVIPMVVSPLVGGGLGFLVYTLMMWIFRNSNAHKVGRAMRKAQIVSASSLALGHGLQDAQKSMGVIVLALVIGNHQDGFHVPFWVIIACAVALAAGTYAGGLRIMRTLGRRIFHLTPPHGFAAEVSGATVMYLTAFVFAAPISTTHVITSAVMGVGATTRRSAVRWSVAADIAKGWVMTLPAAASVAAACYGLLHLFLI, encoded by the coding sequence ATGCTGACCACCATGATCGTGGTGGTGGTGCTGCTGGCGCTGGCGTTCGACTACACCAACGGCTTCCACGACGCCGCGAACGCCATCGCCTCCGCGGTGTCCACCCGGGCCCTCACCCTGCGGGCCGCCCTCGCCCTGGCGGCGGTGATGAACCTGATCGGCGCGCTGCTGGGCACGGCGGTCGCGGTCACCGTGGCCAAGGGCATCATCGACACACCGGTGGGGGAGAACGGCCTGGAGGTCGTGCTCGCCGCCTTGGTCGGTGCCATCGTGTGGAACCTCATCACCTGGTACTTCGGCCTGCCGTCCTCCTCCTCGCACGCCCTGATCGGCGGCCTGGTGGGCGCGGGCCTGGCCTCGGCCACCACGGTGCACTGGGACGGCGTGCTGACGAAGGTCGTCATCCCGATGGTGGTCTCCCCACTGGTCGGCGGCGGCCTGGGCTTCCTGGTCTACACGCTGATGATGTGGATCTTCCGCAACAGCAACGCCCACAAGGTGGGCCGCGCGATGCGCAAGGCCCAGATCGTCTCCGCCTCCAGCCTGGCGCTGGGCCACGGCCTTCAAGACGCCCAGAAGAGCATGGGCGTCATCGTGCTGGCCCTGGTCATCGGCAACCACCAGGACGGCTTCCACGTGCCCTTCTGGGTGATCATCGCCTGCGCGGTGGCCCTGGCCGCGGGCACCTACGCGGGCGGTCTGCGCATCATGCGCACCCTGGGGCGGCGGATCTTCCACCTCACCCCGCCGCATGGGTTCGCCGCCGAGGTCTCCGGTGCCACCGTGATGTACCTGACCGCGTTCGTCTTCGCCGCGCCGATCTCCACCACGCACGTCATCACCTCCGCGGTGATGGGCGTGGGCGCGACCACCCGCCGCTCGGCGGTGCGCTGGTCGGTGGCCGCGGACATCGCCAAGGGCTGGGTCATGACCCTGCCCGCGGCGGCCTCGGTCGCGGCGGCCTGCTACGGGCTGCTGCACCTGTTCCTGATCTGA
- a CDS encoding nitroreductase: MHLTTELPAAAERIIRGRRATRAFLPDPVPDQTIEAIFNLAAAAPSGSNAQPWQVEVVSGTTRDDLADALKAAARDDRRSADFPYHQDMYSPVHLRRQAEFGTALYTALGISREAHDLRAAYDARSLDFYEAPHVALLYAPDSGDPRLTADVGMYAQTLMLAMTAHGVSSCPQALLSFYADTVRETLGVTGGKLLFGIAFGYADPSAPVNAVSVGREPLRKTTRFHR, from the coding sequence ATGCACCTGACCACCGAGCTCCCCGCCGCGGCCGAACGGATCATCCGGGGCCGCCGCGCGACCAGGGCCTTCCTGCCGGACCCCGTGCCGGACCAGACGATCGAAGCGATCTTCAACCTGGCCGCCGCGGCCCCCTCGGGCTCCAACGCCCAGCCCTGGCAGGTCGAGGTGGTCAGCGGCACGACCCGCGACGACCTCGCCGACGCGCTGAAGGCCGCGGCCCGCGACGACCGCCGGTCCGCCGACTTCCCGTACCACCAGGACATGTACTCCCCGGTCCACCTGCGCCGCCAGGCGGAGTTCGGCACCGCCCTCTACACCGCCCTGGGCATCAGCCGCGAGGCCCACGACCTGCGCGCGGCCTACGACGCCCGCAGCCTGGACTTCTACGAGGCCCCGCACGTGGCCCTGCTGTACGCCCCGGACTCCGGCGACCCGCGCCTGACCGCCGACGTCGGCATGTACGCCCAGACCCTCATGCTGGCGATGACCGCCCACGGCGTGTCCAGCTGCCCCCAGGCCCTGCTGAGCTTCTACGCCGACACCGTGCGCGAGACCCTGGGCGTGACCGGCGGCAAGCTGCTGTTCGGCATCGCGTTCGGCTACGCGGACCCGAGCGCCCCGGTCAACGCCGTCAGCGTCGGCCGGGAACCACTGCGGAAGACCACCCGCTTCCACCGCTGA
- a CDS encoding MarR family winged helix-turn-helix transcriptional regulator — MGGRRQALRYEDTLGYRVHRAEQAICARKVEVLRQLELTVAQEQVLAFLLGGVEKSATQLGREANVTSQTMTGVLSGLETRGLVTRRPSPDHGRVRLYSLTDPGRAVAQQANELVMAYECELLGRLAPEEREILAKALERIAEK; from the coding sequence ATGGGCGGACGGCGACAGGCGCTGCGGTACGAGGACACCCTGGGCTACCGGGTGCACCGGGCGGAGCAGGCGATCTGCGCGCGCAAGGTCGAGGTGCTGCGGCAGCTGGAGCTGACCGTGGCCCAGGAGCAGGTGCTGGCCTTCCTCCTCGGCGGCGTGGAGAAGTCGGCCACGCAGCTGGGCCGCGAAGCCAACGTCACCTCGCAGACGATGACCGGCGTGCTGTCCGGCCTGGAGACCCGCGGCCTGGTCACCCGCCGCCCGTCCCCCGACCACGGCCGGGTGCGCCTGTACTCGCTGACCGACCCGGGCCGCGCGGTGGCCCAGCAGGCGAACGAGCTGGTGATGGCCTACGAGTGCGAGCTGCTGGGCCGCCTGGCCCCGGAGGAGCGGGAGATCCTGGCCAAGGCCCTGGAGCGCATCGCCGAGAAATAA
- a CDS encoding TerC family protein, which produces MLDISVLTWTVTIGLIVALLAVDLVLAAVRPHRVGFGEATAWSVFYILVAVAFGVWFAWQYGGQYGTEYFAGYIVEKSLSVDNLFVFVIIMSTFVVPEEHQHKVLTFGIVLALVMRAVFIAVGATLLSLFSFMFLIFGLLLVFTAVQLFRHRNEDPDVENNIMVRAARKVFPSTDNYVGGKLFVKENGKRLATPLFVVLLAIGSVDLLFALDSIPAVFGVTEQPFIVFTANAFALLGLRALFFLVKGLLDRLVYLSAGLALILAFIGVKLMLHWAHVDISASVPEIPTPVSLGVIIGVLVIVTVASLVKTRNDPQAKAHAGSLKASKQDKQH; this is translated from the coding sequence GTGCTCGACATCAGCGTCCTGACCTGGACGGTGACGATCGGTCTGATCGTCGCTCTGCTCGCCGTGGACCTGGTCCTGGCCGCCGTGCGCCCGCACCGGGTCGGCTTCGGCGAGGCGACCGCGTGGTCGGTGTTCTACATCCTGGTGGCGGTGGCCTTCGGGGTGTGGTTCGCCTGGCAGTACGGCGGCCAGTACGGCACCGAGTACTTCGCGGGCTACATCGTCGAGAAGAGCCTCTCGGTCGACAACCTGTTCGTGTTCGTGATCATCATGAGCACTTTCGTGGTGCCCGAGGAGCACCAGCACAAGGTGCTCACCTTCGGCATCGTGCTCGCGCTGGTCATGCGCGCGGTGTTCATCGCCGTGGGCGCCACGCTGCTGTCGCTGTTCTCCTTCATGTTCCTCATCTTCGGGCTGCTGCTGGTGTTCACCGCCGTGCAGCTGTTCCGGCACCGCAACGAGGACCCCGACGTCGAGAACAACATCATGGTCCGCGCCGCCCGCAAGGTCTTCCCGAGCACGGACAACTACGTCGGCGGCAAGCTGTTCGTGAAGGAGAACGGCAAGCGCCTGGCCACCCCGCTGTTCGTGGTGCTGCTGGCCATCGGCAGCGTGGACCTGCTCTTCGCCCTGGACTCGATCCCGGCGGTCTTCGGCGTGACCGAGCAGCCCTTCATCGTCTTCACCGCCAACGCCTTCGCCCTGCTGGGCCTGCGCGCGCTGTTCTTCCTGGTCAAGGGCCTGCTGGACCGCCTGGTCTACCTGTCCGCCGGGCTCGCGCTCATCCTGGCCTTCATCGGCGTCAAGCTCATGCTGCACTGGGCGCACGTGGACATCTCCGCCAGCGTCCCGGAGATCCCCACCCCGGTCAGCCTGGGCGTGATCATCGGCGTGCTGGTGATCGTCACCGTGGCCAGCCTGGTCAAGACCAGGAACGACCCGCAGGCCAAGGCGCACGCCGGGTCGCTGAAGGCGTCCAAACAGGACAAGCAGCACTGA
- a CDS encoding S1 family peptidase produces MSEFARFVRHCVAQVWGDGVFRGSGFFVAPGRLVTCAHVVGEGELSVVVNGIPVAARLVRRVPERHDGGAYYPLPDLAVLELAEDVPHEVVWLGEPDAVLGGGALVEATGFTAETPNGVGEHVARLSVAGPSGDFLRLAGDWIPAGLSGAPVVDETSRRVCGLIKASRDRQATEGGWMVPVAELARLAEVDVEANLSARGGWWSLATRRAELAQELFGVAAQGIPRAPSAWLDPQRGVIEFQPRPEFDELMTWALDPQAPPVLLVHGPGGIGKTRLAVELCAQLAQRGWIAGLLPKSGDLSPLLRGTPPEVLRHDQVFIAVDYAEARIEPLLALFDAIARFGGPYVRVLLLSRAAGQWWRDLPSRKTEGLFAHQPVRLSNLVETFDARELTHNAYLGFRGHLLGDGGPVPEAVTDSVAGHETVLGLHVLALGAVLYEQEHGRAPGAGEAVLSDPLRGLLHHELEVWTGIADRRGLLDGLSPELARLVLLTPTVVPARDADQARTALAAVPGFTTREPGELGHIADLLAEVYPSTRPGSPRFWDSLQPDRLGETLLADLLDTTGVADVLCAMTACLDAEQAVQPVTVAARAAGMFTSQPNGSAGPVLDLLERLLEGNPEAFLPAVVAVATSLPDPEDLCALAEEALTEVGLEVLHRTAAHFLPSRTVMSDLAVQVWAAIAEQTAQRGAFQVQNQIALIDAQQNMAFFLSNAGDHEDAIAIGEGVLKMATLLGASLPMIMDVKLASICTVLARSYTQAGRLPEAVGMAEAAVVANRTAADRDPAGNTISLAGALNNLASIQAETGQARAAAMTARDAISCFLELVRRDPDQHRIELDSALRNLRDIVHAEAAPVVAAQAWAAADEELRALGQPDVEHLTLPAHWAELPGGRQHMSPKLSGSPAPGFSALTKVLQDSTQRTQELMAAGVRMLVPIGHPLGVSLFSEEIGDQSLRIGTDIVELNYAEFGMWGMVAQDLRAERGPATRRSVEQMAEQFGMEDTSLVMDGLLNDRLVVEVPVLGPDAVAFAATHRVHPLAWGFGLDISAGGACQLGHPASPNRVYVGWPIYLVWALSPAYPDLWSTVRAVWREHVAEFPPEDLGMDLDEERLLAVFLISLPMLLGHTTAYVDRVG; encoded by the coding sequence ATGAGTGAGTTCGCCCGGTTCGTCCGGCACTGCGTGGCCCAGGTCTGGGGGGACGGGGTGTTCCGCGGGTCCGGGTTCTTCGTCGCGCCCGGGCGGTTGGTGACCTGTGCGCACGTGGTCGGCGAGGGCGAGCTCTCCGTTGTGGTCAACGGGATCCCGGTGGCCGCCCGGTTGGTGCGGCGGGTGCCCGAGCGGCACGACGGTGGCGCGTACTACCCGTTGCCCGACCTGGCCGTGCTTGAACTGGCCGAGGACGTGCCGCACGAGGTGGTCTGGCTCGGCGAGCCAGACGCCGTGCTCGGCGGGGGTGCGCTCGTCGAGGCCACCGGGTTCACCGCCGAGACGCCCAACGGGGTCGGGGAGCACGTCGCCCGGCTCAGCGTGGCCGGGCCGTCCGGGGACTTCCTGCGCCTGGCCGGGGACTGGATCCCCGCCGGGCTCAGCGGTGCGCCCGTGGTCGACGAGACCAGCAGGCGCGTGTGCGGGCTCATCAAGGCCAGCCGCGACCGGCAGGCCACCGAGGGCGGCTGGATGGTGCCCGTGGCCGAGCTCGCCCGCCTGGCCGAGGTCGACGTCGAGGCCAACCTCAGCGCACGCGGCGGCTGGTGGTCGCTGGCCACCCGCCGGGCCGAGCTGGCGCAGGAGCTGTTCGGTGTTGCCGCACAAGGGATTCCGCGCGCGCCCTCGGCCTGGCTGGACCCGCAGCGCGGTGTCATCGAGTTCCAGCCCCGGCCCGAGTTCGACGAGCTGATGACCTGGGCCCTCGATCCCCAGGCGCCGCCGGTGCTGCTCGTGCACGGGCCCGGCGGCATCGGCAAGACCCGGTTGGCCGTGGAGCTGTGTGCCCAGCTGGCACAGCGCGGCTGGATCGCCGGGCTGCTGCCCAAGTCCGGCGACCTCTCCCCACTGCTGCGCGGCACCCCGCCGGAGGTGCTGCGGCACGACCAGGTCTTCATCGCCGTGGACTACGCCGAGGCCCGGATCGAGCCCCTGCTGGCGCTCTTCGACGCCATCGCGCGCTTCGGCGGCCCGTACGTGCGCGTGCTGCTGCTCTCCCGCGCGGCCGGGCAGTGGTGGCGCGACCTGCCCTCGCGCAAGACCGAGGGCCTGTTCGCACACCAGCCGGTGCGCCTGTCCAACCTGGTCGAGACCTTCGACGCCCGCGAGCTCACGCACAACGCCTACCTGGGTTTCCGCGGCCACCTGCTCGGCGACGGCGGCCCGGTGCCCGAGGCCGTCACCGACAGCGTCGCCGGGCACGAGACCGTGCTGGGCCTGCACGTGCTCGCCCTGGGCGCGGTGCTCTACGAACAGGAGCACGGCCGTGCGCCCGGTGCGGGCGAGGCGGTGCTGAGCGACCCCCTGCGCGGGCTGCTGCACCACGAGCTGGAGGTGTGGACCGGCATCGCGGACCGCCGCGGCCTGCTGGACGGCCTGAGCCCCGAGCTGGCCCGCCTGGTGCTGCTCACCCCGACCGTGGTCCCGGCCCGCGACGCCGACCAGGCCCGCACCGCGCTGGCCGCCGTACCCGGCTTCACCACGCGCGAACCCGGGGAACTCGGGCACATCGCGGACCTGCTCGCCGAGGTCTACCCGAGCACGCGCCCGGGCTCACCGCGGTTCTGGGACAGCCTGCAGCCGGACCGGCTCGGCGAGACGCTGCTGGCCGACCTGCTCGACACCACCGGCGTCGCGGACGTGCTGTGCGCGATGACGGCCTGCCTGGACGCCGAGCAGGCCGTGCAGCCGGTGACCGTGGCGGCGCGCGCGGCGGGTATGTTCACCAGCCAGCCCAACGGCTCCGCCGGCCCTGTGCTGGACCTGCTGGAGCGGCTGCTGGAGGGCAACCCGGAGGCCTTCCTGCCCGCCGTGGTCGCGGTGGCCACCTCGCTGCCCGACCCCGAGGACCTGTGCGCGCTGGCCGAGGAGGCCCTCACCGAGGTCGGCCTGGAGGTGCTGCACCGCACCGCCGCGCACTTCCTGCCCTCGCGCACGGTGATGAGCGACCTGGCCGTGCAGGTGTGGGCGGCCATCGCCGAGCAGACCGCGCAGCGCGGCGCCTTCCAGGTGCAGAACCAGATCGCGCTCATCGACGCGCAGCAGAACATGGCCTTCTTCCTCAGCAACGCGGGCGACCACGAGGACGCGATCGCCATCGGCGAGGGCGTGCTGAAGATGGCGACGCTGCTGGGCGCCTCGCTGCCCATGATCATGGACGTCAAGCTCGCCTCGATCTGCACCGTGCTGGCCCGCAGCTACACCCAGGCGGGCCGGTTGCCGGAGGCGGTCGGCATGGCCGAGGCGGCGGTGGTGGCCAACCGCACGGCCGCCGACCGCGACCCGGCGGGCAACACGATCAGCCTGGCGGGCGCGTTGAACAACCTGGCCTCCATCCAGGCCGAGACGGGCCAGGCCCGCGCGGCCGCGATGACCGCCCGCGACGCGATCAGCTGCTTCCTGGAGCTGGTGCGGCGTGACCCGGACCAGCACCGCATCGAGCTGGACAGCGCGCTGCGCAACCTGCGCGACATCGTGCACGCCGAGGCCGCGCCGGTGGTGGCGGCCCAGGCGTGGGCGGCCGCGGACGAGGAGCTGCGCGCGCTGGGCCAGCCGGACGTGGAACACCTGACCCTGCCCGCGCACTGGGCCGAGCTGCCGGGCGGCCGCCAGCACATGTCCCCCAAGCTCTCCGGCAGCCCGGCCCCGGGGTTCAGCGCGCTGACCAAGGTCCTCCAGGACTCCACCCAGCGCACCCAGGAGCTGATGGCAGCGGGCGTGCGCATGCTGGTCCCCATCGGCCACCCGCTGGGCGTCTCCCTGTTCTCCGAGGAGATCGGCGACCAGTCGCTGCGCATCGGCACCGACATCGTGGAGCTGAACTACGCCGAGTTCGGCATGTGGGGCATGGTCGCACAGGACCTGCGCGCCGAACGGGGCCCGGCCACGCGCCGCAGCGTCGAGCAGATGGCCGAGCAGTTCGGCATGGAGGACACCAGCCTGGTGATGGACGGCCTGCTCAACGACCGCCTGGTGGTCGAGGTCCCGGTCCTGGGCCCGGACGCGGTCGCCTTCGCCGCCACGCACCGCGTCCACCCGCTGGCCTGGGGCTTCGGCCTGGACATCTCCGCGGGCGGCGCCTGCCAGCTGGGCCACCCGGCCTCCCCGAACCGCGTGTACGTGGGCTGGCCGATCTACCTGGTCTGGGCCCTGTCCCCGGCCTACCCGGACCTGTGGTCGACCGTGCGGGCGGTGTGGCGCGAGCACGTCGCCGAGTTCCCGCCCGAGGACCTGGGCATGGACCTGGACGAGGAGCGGCTGCTGGCGGTGTTCCTGATCAGCCTGCCGATGCTGCTCGGGCACACCACGGCCTACGTGGACCGGGTGGGCTGA
- a CDS encoding TetR/AcrR family transcriptional regulator, whose product MSDEPVRRAGRGGRERVLAAASSLFVTRGITATTMEEVAAAAPVSKRTLYAHFPAKEDLVLAHLDHVLRSGYSLLDTLSRTDLPPRQRILAMFDVRSWPEGGAVRGCPFIQAAAEHPDPASRAHAVAREQKLVMLELVTGLVAELGVADPEPLAQQLVTLADGATSRAMVLDDPDYGRHARAAAQVLLDHAPRRQAG is encoded by the coding sequence ATGAGCGATGAGCCGGTGCGCCGGGCCGGGCGGGGTGGGCGGGAACGCGTGCTGGCCGCCGCGAGCAGCCTGTTCGTGACGCGGGGGATCACCGCGACCACCATGGAGGAGGTCGCCGCCGCGGCCCCGGTGTCCAAGCGGACCCTGTACGCGCACTTCCCCGCCAAGGAAGATCTTGTCCTGGCACACCTGGACCACGTCCTGCGGTCCGGGTACAGCCTGCTCGACACCCTCTCGCGCACGGATCTGCCGCCCCGGCAACGGATTCTCGCCATGTTCGACGTACGGTCCTGGCCCGAGGGCGGGGCCGTGCGGGGCTGCCCGTTCATCCAGGCCGCGGCTGAGCACCCCGACCCCGCCAGCCGTGCGCACGCCGTGGCCCGGGAGCAGAAGCTCGTCATGCTGGAGCTGGTGACCGGCCTCGTGGCCGAGCTCGGTGTCGCCGACCCGGAACCGTTGGCGCAGCAGCTCGTCACACTCGCCGACGGCGCCACGAGCCGGGCGATGGTGCTCGACGACCCCGACTACGGCAGGCACGCCCGCGCGGCCGCCCAGGTGCTCCTCGACCACGCGCCGCGCCGCCAGGCGGGGTAG
- a CDS encoding PucR family transcriptional regulator, translated as MVDIGPPDPGAELYLRAAEAVPEIAGRVTEAFFARTPAYQRLPVRLVHQEITEAVVRDLTVFLEAVRQGRPPPPSALSEQVATAIRRAQQGVPLDVVLGMYHLAAQVGWEALASIAEPDELPELVRTVPALLGYLTVLVPTVAGSYLHEQQALDAEHREARRALVTALLTGSQAEPLAERFGLELSTEHAVLHLRLGRLPQLAGEDGMVAARGVVRRLHAELPPEALAAVGHTGGAVLLPPDADVHDLVHRLHVAAGTGVVAGVTRAVGHTAIPAAAREAAEIAELADRLGRAPGAYHLDDVLLEYQLCRPGPGRDRLSRLLDDLTPHPDLLRTLRVFLACGHNRHEAAAELAIHRNTLNYRLRRIAEVTGHSPADATGARLLAAALTVTDFQPGAAG; from the coding sequence GTGGTCGACATCGGGCCCCCGGACCCCGGGGCGGAGCTGTACCTGCGGGCGGCCGAGGCCGTGCCGGAGATCGCCGGACGCGTCACCGAGGCCTTCTTCGCCCGCACCCCCGCCTACCAGCGGCTGCCCGTGCGCCTGGTGCACCAGGAGATCACCGAGGCGGTGGTGCGCGACTTGACGGTGTTCCTGGAAGCCGTCCGGCAGGGCCGCCCGCCCCCGCCGTCGGCGCTGTCCGAGCAGGTGGCCACGGCGATCCGCCGGGCGCAGCAGGGCGTGCCGCTGGACGTGGTGCTGGGCATGTACCACCTGGCCGCCCAGGTGGGCTGGGAGGCGCTGGCCTCGATCGCCGAACCGGACGAGCTGCCGGAGCTGGTGCGCACGGTCCCGGCCCTGCTGGGCTACCTGACCGTCCTGGTGCCCACGGTCGCTGGCTCCTACCTGCACGAACAGCAGGCCTTGGACGCCGAGCACCGCGAGGCCCGCCGCGCCCTGGTCACCGCCCTGCTGACCGGGAGCCAGGCCGAACCCCTGGCCGAACGCTTCGGCCTGGAACTGTCCACCGAGCACGCGGTGCTGCACCTGCGCCTGGGCCGCCTGCCCCAGCTGGCGGGCGAGGACGGCATGGTCGCCGCGCGGGGCGTGGTCCGCCGCCTGCACGCCGAGCTCCCGCCGGAGGCCTTGGCCGCGGTGGGCCACACCGGCGGCGCGGTCCTGCTGCCCCCGGACGCGGACGTGCACGACCTGGTCCACCGCCTGCACGTGGCGGCGGGCACCGGCGTGGTCGCGGGCGTGACCAGGGCCGTGGGCCACACCGCGATCCCGGCCGCCGCCCGCGAGGCCGCCGAGATCGCCGAGCTGGCCGACCGCCTGGGCCGGGCCCCGGGCGCCTACCACCTGGACGACGTCCTGCTGGAGTACCAGCTGTGCCGCCCCGGCCCGGGCCGCGACCGCCTCTCCCGCCTGCTCGACGACCTGACCCCGCACCCGGACCTGCTCCGCACGCTGCGGGTGTTCCTGGCCTGCGGGCACAACCGGCACGAGGCCGCGGCGGAGCTGGCCATCCACCGCAACACGCTCAACTACCGGCTGCGGCGGATCGCCGAGGTCACCGGGCACAGCCCGGCGGACGCGACGGGCGCGCGCCTGCTGGCGGCGGCGCTGACGGTGACCGACTTCCAGCCGGGGGCCGCTGGTTAG
- a CDS encoding SDR family NAD(P)-dependent oxidoreductase encodes MDMGVSGRTALVTGSTLGIGYATAVALAREGAEVVLNGRDTTRLTTAADRLRQEVPDAVVHLAPGDVGTPEGVAAIIAQAPRVDILVNNAGIASFGDLLEVPDEDWSHHFEVHVLSGLRLARHYLPAMRTRDFGRIIFTSSEAAVEPDPTLPHYSVTKAAALALARNLAHLTRDTGVTVNSVLVGPTRTEAVEELLADLDEEAYFRDQRPTALLRRLARPDEVADLVVFLASPRSALTNGAAVRAEGGHLHATI; translated from the coding sequence ATGGACATGGGGGTATCCGGGCGCACCGCGCTCGTCACCGGTTCGACCCTGGGCATCGGTTACGCCACCGCCGTCGCCCTGGCCCGCGAGGGCGCCGAGGTGGTGCTCAACGGCCGCGACACCACACGCCTGACAACAGCCGCAGACCGCCTGCGCCAGGAGGTCCCGGACGCCGTGGTGCACCTGGCCCCGGGCGATGTGGGCACCCCGGAAGGCGTGGCGGCGATCATCGCCCAGGCCCCACGGGTGGACATCCTGGTCAACAACGCGGGCATCGCCTCCTTCGGCGACCTGCTCGAGGTCCCGGACGAGGACTGGTCGCACCACTTCGAGGTGCACGTGCTGAGCGGCCTCCGCCTGGCACGCCACTACCTACCGGCCATGCGCACCCGCGACTTCGGCCGCATCATCTTCACCAGCAGCGAGGCCGCGGTCGAACCCGACCCGACCCTCCCCCACTACTCAGTCACCAAAGCCGCCGCCCTGGCCCTGGCCCGCAACCTGGCCCACCTCACCCGGGACACGGGCGTCACGGTCAACTCAGTCCTGGTCGGCCCCACCCGCACCGAAGCCGTCGAAGAGCTGCTCGCCGACCTCGACGAGGAGGCCTACTTCCGCGACCAACGCCCCACCGCCCTCCTCCGCCGTTTGGCCCGCCCCGACGAAGTCGCCGACCTGGTGGTCTTCCTGGCCAGCCCCCGCTCCGCCCTCACCAACGGCGCGGCCGTCCGCGCCGAGGGCGGCCACCTGCACGCCACGATCTGA
- a CDS encoding DUF47 domain-containing protein encodes MRFSRKPTSKRFIELFSEIGTNIANSVEVLREFVRSPDDRRAELAERLHELEHVGDTATHNLVEHLDRSFITPFDRQDIYRLAIRLDDIVDHFDAAVDLTILYKVDVLPEGVDEQVALLSKLAHLTSDAMSRLADPRGLTEYWVEVNELENKADKVYRHLVSRLYSGEFPVLEVMKLKEIIDELEAAADAFEHVADVVHTIAVKES; translated from the coding sequence ATGCGATTCAGCCGGAAGCCGACCAGCAAGCGGTTCATCGAGCTGTTCTCCGAGATCGGCACCAACATCGCCAACAGCGTCGAGGTGCTGCGGGAGTTCGTGCGCTCTCCCGATGACCGCCGCGCTGAGCTCGCCGAGCGCCTCCACGAGCTGGAGCACGTCGGCGACACCGCGACCCACAACCTGGTCGAGCACCTGGACCGGTCGTTCATCACGCCGTTCGACCGCCAGGACATCTACCGCCTGGCCATCCGCCTGGACGACATCGTCGACCACTTCGACGCCGCGGTCGACCTGACCATCCTGTACAAGGTGGACGTCCTGCCCGAGGGCGTGGACGAGCAGGTCGCGCTGCTGTCCAAGCTCGCGCACCTGACCTCGGACGCGATGTCCCGCCTGGCCGACCCGAGGGGCCTGACCGAGTACTGGGTCGAGGTCAACGAGCTGGAGAACAAGGCCGACAAGGTCTACCGGCACTTGGTCTCGCGCCTGTACAGCGGTGAGTTCCCCGTGCTGGAGGTCATGAAGCTCAAGGAGATCATCGACGAGCTGGAGGCCGCGGCGGACGCCTTCGAGCACGTCGCGGACGTGGTCCACACCATCGCGGTCAAGGAATCCTGA
- a CDS encoding CU044_2847 family protein, whose product MRREIVPISVGDRTVYAEVSVPAGGDVSTVDLLGNAVALQEQIAAIAGWVATAVHTSLPRKPDRVGVDFGVKLGVKSGKLFSVLAEASGEASLTVRLEWDNSRADVADE is encoded by the coding sequence ATGCGGCGAGAGATCGTTCCGATCTCCGTGGGGGACAGGACCGTCTACGCCGAAGTGAGCGTGCCCGCCGGTGGCGACGTGTCCACGGTCGACCTGCTGGGCAACGCGGTCGCGCTCCAGGAGCAGATCGCCGCCATCGCCGGGTGGGTGGCCACCGCGGTGCACACCTCGTTGCCCCGCAAGCCCGATCGGGTCGGGGTGGACTTCGGGGTCAAGCTCGGGGTCAAGTCCGGCAAGCTGTTCAGCGTGCTGGCCGAGGCCAGCGGGGAGGCCAGCCTGACCGTGCGGCTGGAGTGGGACAACAGCCGGGCGGACGTCGCCGATGAGTGA